The Phragmites australis chromosome 15, lpPhrAust1.1, whole genome shotgun sequence genome window below encodes:
- the LOC133892880 gene encoding uncharacterized protein LOC133892880 — protein sequence MAGGLLRWLCVSPTRRRRRVARLVLWGGETRAAEPGRAAGEVMLEHAGRVVCRADGFRIGRPAPVLAIEDRLEAGRTYLVLPVDRLPCGGRDSAVTAASIAALSYGGASSGPPSLVVGARSPFEYVKDDDGRTVIRVTEEFIVKAVTGGKPRGGGGEGDDADGCGALCSTPELRKHYEQLVGASKGRSWSPRLDTIKERKGRRVMDVVSPGRLSPARLLGLDKG from the coding sequence ATGGCAGGTGGCTTGCTGCGGTGGCTCTGCGTGAGCCCGACGCGGCGACGGCGTCGCGTGGCGCGGCTGGTGCTGTGGGGCGGAGAGACGCGGGCAGCCGAGCCCGGGAGGGCGGCGGGGGAGGTCATGCTGGAGCACGCCGGCCGCGTGGTGTGCCGCGCGGACGGTTTCCGCATCGGCCGCCCCGCGCCGGTGCTCGCCATCGAGGACCGGCTCGAGGCCGGGCGCACATACCTCGTGCTCCCCGTGGACCGGCTCCCGTGCGGCGGCCGGGACTCCGCGGTCACCGCGGCGTCGATCGCGGCGCTCTCGTACGGCGGCGCGTCGTCGGGTCCCCCGTCGCTGGTAGTGGGCGCGAGGAGCCCGTTCGAGTACGTGAAGGACGACGACGGCCGGACGGTGATCAGGGTCACGGAGGAGTTCATCGTGAAGGCCGTCACTGGTGGGAAGCCgcgtggtggcggtggcgaggGGGACGACGCGGACGGTTGCGGGGCGCTTTGCAGCACGCCGGAGCTGAGGAAGCACTACGAGCAGCTGGTGGGCGCGTCGAAGGGGCGATCGTGGTCGCCGCGGCTGGACACGATCAAGGAGCGGAAGGGGCGGAGGGTTATGGACGTCGTGAGCCCGGGGAGGCTGTCGCCGGCGAGGCTGCTGGGGCTGGACAAGGGGTGA
- the LOC133893708 gene encoding ankyrin repeat-containing protein P16F5.05c: MGVEPAQPAPSAAASAAEQARDLIDAARYDDLEDVVALFSAGVSLDSTDSQGRTALHMAAANGHLAVVEYLILNGANVNAANLEKNTPLHWACLNGHIEVIKALICAGASVSALNSHEKTPMDEAVTKGKMEVIDAIGAAVAQAELDGVTVS, from the exons ATGGGAGTGGAACCGGCGCAACCGGCCCCTTCcgcggccgcctccgccgccgagcaGGCTCGGGATCTCATCGAC GCCGCTAGGTACGACGACCTGGAGGATGTCGTTGCCTTGTTCTCCGCTGGTGTCTCACTGGACTCCACAGATTCACAGGGCCGCACAG CTCTTCATATGGCTGCTGCCAATGGGCATCTTGCTGTGGTGGAATACTTGATTCTAAATGGAGCG AATGTTAATGCCGCCAACTTGGAGAAGAACACACCCCTCCACTGGGCATGCCTCAATGGACATATAGAG GTAATCAAGGCTTTGATATGTGCTGGGGCTAGTGTGAGTGCCCTAAACAG CCATGAGAAAACCCCTATGGATGAAGCAGTGACCAAGGGCAAGATGGAGGTGATCGATGCAATCGGTGCAGCAGTAGCTCAAGCCGAGCTTGATGGTGTTACTGTCTCCTAA
- the LOC133893171 gene encoding uncharacterized protein LOC133893171 codes for MAVARLRSAAAAAAARFQPALAGCGERRLLGTAAAEVTAEAGAAAGVARWEPMGAREYYDYRRAIYGDITHKAILVDAAGTLLAPTEPMAQVYRTIGQKYGVEYSEDEILMRYRRAYAQPWGRSRLRYVNDGRPFWQYIVSSSTGCSDLQYFEELYHYYTTEKAWYLCDPDAGRVFQALRRAGVKTAVVSNFDTRLRPLLQALKCDHWFDAVAVSAEVAAEKPNPTIFLKACELLGVKPEEAVHIGDDRRNDLWGARDAGCDAWLWGSDVYSFKEVAERIGVEVQ; via the exons ATGGCAGTGGCGCGCCTGCgctcggccgcggcggcggcggccgcacgGTTCCAGCCCGCGCTCGCCGGCTGCGGCGAGAGGCGGCTGCTCGGGACGGCCGCGGCGGAGGTGACTGCGGAGGCGGGGGCAGCCGCCGGGGTCGCGAGGTGGGAGCCGATGGGAGCGCGGGAGTACTACGACTACCGGCGGGCCATCTACGGCGACATCACGCACAAGGCCATCCTCGTCGATGCCGCCGGCACACTCCTCGCCCCCACCGAGCCCATGGCCCAG GTGTACAGAACGATCGGCCAAAAGTATGGAGTGGAGTACTCAGAGGATGAGATCCTGATGAGGTATCGGCGGGCATATGCGCAACCATGGGGTAGATCACGTCTGAG GTATGTCAATGATGGAAGACCCTTTTGGCAATACATAGTCAGTTCCTCTACGGGGTGCTCAGATTTACAATACTTTGAGGAACTGTATCATTACTATACTACTGAAAAG GCTTGGTATCTATGCGATCCAGATGCTGGTCGTGTTTTCCAGGCATTGAGAAGGGCTGGTGTAAAAACAGCTGTTGTGTCCAACTTTGACACTCGGCTTCGGCCACTTTTACAAGCTCTGAAATGTGATCACTGGTTTGATGCAGTTGCTGTATCTGCTGAG GTCGCAGCAGAAAAGCCAAACCCAACGATATTCTTGAAGGCATGCGAGCTGTTAGGCGTGAAACCTGAAGAAGCCGTGCATATTGGTGATGACCGTAGGAATGATTTATGGGGAGCTAGGGACGCAGGCTGCGACGCCTGGCTTTGGGGCAGTGATGTTTACtccttcaaggag GTCGCCGAGAGGATCGGGGTTGAGGTACAATGA